In Candidatus Thermoplasmatota archaeon, one DNA window encodes the following:
- a CDS encoding DNA-directed RNA polymerase subunit K has protein sequence MAKQSSPAKSEAIQFNRFERARIIGARALQIGMGAPVLIDVDHVVDPVKVSEDEYARGVIPVTVVRPTGRAMRDRSKVRVTAAKYLRSNVQ, from the coding sequence ATGGCGAAGCAGTCCTCTCCGGCGAAGAGCGAAGCGATCCAGTTCAACCGCTTCGAGCGCGCCCGCATCATCGGCGCCCGCGCCCTCCAGATCGGCATGGGCGCGCCCGTCCTCATCGACGTCGACCACGTCGTGGACCCCGTGAAGGTCTCCGAGGACGAGTACGCGCGCGGCGTCATCCCGGTGACCGTCGTCCGCCCCACGGGGCGCGCGATGCGCGACCGCAGCAAGGTCCGCGTCACCGCCGCGAAGTACCTCCGCTCGAACGTGCAGTAG